In Streptomyces erythrochromogenes, the DNA window GGGGGAGGCGATCCAGCTGCACGGCGGCATCGGCTTCACCTGGGAGCACGACGCGCACCTGTACTTCAAGCGGGCGGCCTCCGACGAGCTGCTGTTCGGGCCGGTGCACCGGCTGCGGGCGCACGCCGCGGACCGCGCGGGCCTGTTCGGGCCGGCACCGGCCGCCGCCACGCATGCACCCGCACCCGCACACGGACCCGTATCCACCGTCGCGGCGGTCGCCGCGTCCTCGCCCGCACAAGAGAAGGTGGCCGTCTGATGGCTCGCGTGGCTCCCGGCGTCAAGCTGATGCAGAAGGTCTCCTCGACCATGCTGTTCGCCAAGATCGCACCGCACTTCATCCCCGCCATGGACAAGGCGGTGCACAAGCTCACCCGCGGCAAGGTCATCCTGAGCGCGCAGATGCTGCCGGGCGTGATCCTCACCGCCAAGGGCGCCCGGACCGGCGAACCGCGCACCACGCCGCTGGCGTGCATGCCGGAGGACGGCGGGACGAGCTGGATCCTGATCGGGTCCAACTTCGGCCGCCCCGGGCACCCGGCATGGACCGGGAACCTCCTCAAGCACCCGGACGCGGACGTGAGTTGGCAAGGCAAGGACATAGCCGTACGGGCCCGGCTGCTGGCGGGTGAGGAGCGCGCGGCGGCGTGGCAGGCGGTGTTGGGGTTCTGGCCGCCGTACGCGACGTACCAGGCGCGCATCGAGCGTGAGATCCGGCTGTTCCGCCTGGAGCGTCGCTGATCCCGGGCGGACCGTGGCGTGGCGCCGGCGCGGAGCCGGCCGGGGCGGCGGACCCGGAGCGGGTCCGCCGTTACTTGGTCGGCTTCTTGCCCGTGATGCCGAGGTGGACGAGCAGGGCCAGGTTCGGCTTGAGCTCGGCCTGCTTGACGCCCCAGGTCTGGAAGCCCTTCTGGTGCGAGGCGACCGCGGCCAGCATCGCGACCAGGGAGCCGGCCATCGCGGCGGGGCTGACGTCCTTGTCGACCTTGCCCTTGGCCTGGAGCTCCTTCACCGATTCCGTGAGGGAGTTGGTGACCGAGTTCAGGATCTTCATGCGGATCTTGTAGAACCGCTTGTCGCCCTCGGCCGCGCCGAGATCGACCACGCGCAGGATGGCGTCGTTGCGACGCCAGAACTCCAGGAAGCCGTCGACGAGTTCCTCGGCGGCTGACCACCCGGACTTGCCGACCCAGGTCCGGCCTTCGACGAGCGACGTCAACTGCGCGCCCTCGGTGGCCATTTGCTCGGCGATCTCCAGGACGGCGCCCTCGACGTCCGGGAAGTACTGGTAGAAGGTCGCGGGGGAGGTACCGGCCTTGCGCGCGACGTCGATCACCTTGACGTCGCGGTACGGCGAGGAGCTGAGCATCTCGCTGAGGCAGTCGAGCAGCTTCTGCCGCGTCGCCTGGCCGCGCCGGCCGGCGACACGCCCGTCGACGGTGCGTACTTGTCCTGTCATGCCGTCAGCTTACCGAGGGGTGATCGGCGCGCTATTCGGCCGCCTGCAAATGGGGTTACGGGGTCCCTGGCCTGGGCGGGAGGCCGTCCCGGGCGGCCGCGGAGGGGATTTCCGGCCGGATGCGCCCCGTCGCCGCCCCGTCGTCAGGGTCCGGGCGTGTCGCCCCGTTCCGCGAGCTTTCCCCCGAATAGTCTTATCAACAGGCTGTGGACAAGTTTTCGGGCGGATCATGGCTGGGAGAGGTGGGAGGGTACACACCCCCGCAGAACGGAAGGAACCGGGCCCATGGCCGCATTCGTGGAAGGCGCACCCTGCTGGGTGGACGCCTCGCTTCCGGACGTCGAGGCGGGCAAGCGGTTCTACGGCGAGCTCTTCGGGTGGACCTTCGCGGACAGCGCGGGCGCCGAGTACGGCCACTACACGCAGGCCTACAGCCGGGGTCGCAACGTCGCCGCCCTCGCCCCCAAGCCCGACGGCCGGATGCCCACGGTCTGGGGCGTCTACCTCTACACCAACGACGCCTACGCCTGCGCCCAGCGCATCCGCGCCGCAGGCGGCCAGATGGTGATGGACCCGATGCCGGTCGGCCCGTACGGCACGGCCGCGATGGCCGCCGACCCCGGCGGGGCCGTCTTCGGGCTGTGGCAGCCCGGCACCCACCACGGCTTCGAGGCCCAGCAGGAGCCCTTCACGTACTGCTGGAGCGAGGTCTACACACGGGCCCGCGACGCCGTGGACGTCTTCTACGCGAAGGTCTTCGGCTACGTCCCGCAGGACCAGGACGACGCCGGCGTCGAGTACCGCATCTGGTCCCCGCCCGGCAAGGCGCCCGGCACGGACACCGCCGTCCTGGGGCGCAGCCTGATCACCGACGCCTTCCCGGAGATCATGCCGGCGCACTTCCTCGTCTACTTCGCCGTCCCGGACTGCGACCGGTCGGTGGCGACGGCGAAGCGGCTCGGCGGGCGGGTCACCGCGGACCCCTTCGACACCCCCTACGGGCGGATCGCGGTCGTCGCGGACAATCAGGGGGCGGTCTTCGGGCTCCTCTCGGAACCCCGCGCCGGGGCGGACGCGTAGGCGCCGTGGACGGATCGCCGGGCAGATCACACCGCGCTGCTCGCCGTGCCGGGGCCGGACCCGGCCCGGGCCTGACAGAATCGGGGTTGCGCGACCCGGGCTGCGCCCCGGAATGAGACGCTGCACGGGGCATGGCCCCGTGCCGGTGGGAGCGGGCCCGGTGGGTGGCCCGTACGGGGAGGTGTGGAGGCGAGTGGTGGAGCAGCTGACGCAGCACGACCCGAGACGGATCGGCCCCTTCGAGGTGCTGGGACGGCTCGGCGCCGGCGGCATGGGGCTGGTCTATCTCGCGCGGTCCGCTTCCGGACGGCGGGTCGCGATCAAGACGGTGCGCACCGAGCTCGCCGAGGACCAGCTCTTCCGCGTCCGCTTCACCCGCGAGGTGGAGGCGGCGCGTGCCGTGTCCGGCTTCTACACCGCGGCCGTGGTCGATGCCGACCCGCGGGCCGCCGTGCCGTGGCTGGCCACCGCGTACGTGCCGGCGCCCTCCCTGGAGGAGATCGTCAACGAGTGCGGGCCCATGCCCGCCCAGGCCGTACGGTGGCTCGCCGCCGGCATCGCCGAGGCGCTGCAGTCCATCCACGGCGCCGGGCTGGTGCACCGCGACCTGAAGCCGTCGAACGTGCTCGTGGTCGAGGACGGCCCGCGCGTGATCGACTTCGGTATCGCGAGCGGTGTCTCGAACACCCGCCTGACCATGACGAACGTCGCCGTCGGCACCCCCGCCTACATGTCGCCCGAGCAGGCGAAGGACTCGCGCAGCGTCAAGGGCGCCAGCGATGTCTTCTCGCTCGGCTCCACGCTGGTCTTCGCCGCGACCGGGCACCCGCCGTACCACGGGGCGAACCCGGTCGAGACGGTCTTCATGCTGCTGCGCGAGGGGCCGAACCTGGAGGGGCTCCCGGAGGAGCTGCGGCCGCTGATCGAGTCCTGTATGCAGATGGACGCCTCGCTGCGGCCCACCCCGGCCGACCTGCAGGCGCAGCTGGCCCCGCACCTCTTCGACGGCGGCGACGACAGCGGCACCGCCTCGGCGTGGCTGCCGGCGCGGGCCGTCGCGATGATCGAGGCCCGGCGCGCGGGGAACCGTACGCCCGCCGCGGCCGTGCCCGCGCCCGGCCGCGACGCCCGTGGCGGCGGCGCCGGGGCCCGCGGTCCGGTCTCCGAGCAGGCCACGCACCGCCGCCCGCGGGGAGCCGAGGGCTGGGTGGACCCGCGCACCGGCCAGGCCGTGCCGCAGCGCCCGCACCACCCGCCGCGGTCCCCGGTGCCCTCGGGCGAGCCTGTGCGCCTGGGCGGCTCGCCGGTGCCGATCGGGCCCGGCCCGTTCGCGACGGCCTCGGCGTCGGCGGCGCACACCCCCGCCGTGGACTCGGCGACCGGCTGGGTGCGCCCGCCCGACGGGTCCGCACCGGCGCATGCCACCGGGCCGCTCTCCCCGTCCGTTCCGGGCCCCGGCGCGGCCCCGGACAGCGGCCGCTGGCGTCCGTGGCGCTTCCGCATGTCGAACGAGGTCTGGGGGACCCCGGCCGTCGCGGGCAACCTGCTGTACGTGACCTCCTTCGAGGTCCACGCCCTGGACGTGGCCAGCGGCCGCCGCCAGTTCAAGACCCGCGACGTCGCCTGGTCCATGGCGGTCGCCGACGGCCGGATCCACGCCTCCGACGGGCCCTCCCTCTACGCGCTCGACGCCTCCGACGGCTCCGAGAGGTGGCGGCTGTCCACCGACGCCTGGGTGTACGGGCTGCGCGCCGAGCGCGGCACGGTCGTCACCGCCACGCGCGGCGGCGGCGTACAGGCCTGGGAGGCGTCCAGCGGCCAGAAGCTGTGGGAGCTGACGGGCGCGCAGAGCGACTTCGAGACCCCGGAGGCGGCCCCCGTCCTCCACGAGGGCACGGTGTACGTGTGGCAGGACGCGCGGCTGCGCGCCCTGGACGCCCGCAGCGGCCGCGAGTCCTGGTCGTACCCGATCGGCGACGCCGGATCCTGCGGGAACGTGCCCGTCCGGGTCACGCCCGCCCCCGACGGCAACGTGTACGTCGCGGCCGGCACCCGGGTGCTGTCGGTGGACCGGGCTTCGGGCCGGGTCCGCTGGCACTTCGAGGCCCCCGCGGTCTTCCTGGCCCCGCCGGCCTTCGCGCCGGGCGCGGCCGTCACGGGCGGCGGCGTCTACCTCGCCGACTACCTGGGCACCGTCTACGCCCTGGACGCGGCCACCGGCCAGGACCGCTGGCGGATCGCGACGGAGTCGCGGCAGTCCTCCGACCCGGTGCTGGTGGTGGGCGGCAACGTCCACCTGGGGGCGGGCAGTGCGCTCTACACGCTCGACGCGGTCACCGGCACCCCGAAGTGGCGGTTCGCGGCGGGCGGCGAGATCACGGGCCTGCCGGCGGTCGCTGACGGCCGGGTGCACTTCGGGTCGGCCGACCACTGCCTGTACACGCTGGACGCTGCGGGCGGTCAGCTCCGCTGGAAGCTGGCCACGGGCGGCGAGATCACGGGCGCCCCGGTCGCGGAGGCGGGCGTGGTGTACGCGTGCAGCAAGGACCGCTGCGTGTACGCCCTGGACGCGGCGAAGGGCACGGGCACCCGTACGAGCGGGTGACCCGACAGGGGCCGGGTCCGGCCCCGCCGGGTAGCGCACCGCACCGGGAGTGACAGGATGGACCCCATGAGCAACGTCTACTTCGACATCACCATCAACGGCGCCC includes these proteins:
- a CDS encoding TetR family transcriptional regulator, whose product is MTGQVRTVDGRVAGRRGQATRQKLLDCLSEMLSSSPYRDVKVIDVARKAGTSPATFYQYFPDVEGAVLEIAEQMATEGAQLTSLVEGRTWVGKSGWSAAEELVDGFLEFWRRNDAILRVVDLGAAEGDKRFYKIRMKILNSVTNSLTESVKELQAKGKVDKDVSPAAMAGSLVAMLAAVASHQKGFQTWGVKQAELKPNLALLVHLGITGKKPTK
- a CDS encoding outer membrane protein assembly factor BamB family protein, whose product is MVEQLTQHDPRRIGPFEVLGRLGAGGMGLVYLARSASGRRVAIKTVRTELAEDQLFRVRFTREVEAARAVSGFYTAAVVDADPRAAVPWLATAYVPAPSLEEIVNECGPMPAQAVRWLAAGIAEALQSIHGAGLVHRDLKPSNVLVVEDGPRVIDFGIASGVSNTRLTMTNVAVGTPAYMSPEQAKDSRSVKGASDVFSLGSTLVFAATGHPPYHGANPVETVFMLLREGPNLEGLPEELRPLIESCMQMDASLRPTPADLQAQLAPHLFDGGDDSGTASAWLPARAVAMIEARRAGNRTPAAAVPAPGRDARGGGAGARGPVSEQATHRRPRGAEGWVDPRTGQAVPQRPHHPPRSPVPSGEPVRLGGSPVPIGPGPFATASASAAHTPAVDSATGWVRPPDGSAPAHATGPLSPSVPGPGAAPDSGRWRPWRFRMSNEVWGTPAVAGNLLYVTSFEVHALDVASGRRQFKTRDVAWSMAVADGRIHASDGPSLYALDASDGSERWRLSTDAWVYGLRAERGTVVTATRGGGVQAWEASSGQKLWELTGAQSDFETPEAAPVLHEGTVYVWQDARLRALDARSGRESWSYPIGDAGSCGNVPVRVTPAPDGNVYVAAGTRVLSVDRASGRVRWHFEAPAVFLAPPAFAPGAAVTGGGVYLADYLGTVYALDAATGQDRWRIATESRQSSDPVLVVGGNVHLGAGSALYTLDAVTGTPKWRFAAGGEITGLPAVADGRVHFGSADHCLYTLDAAGGQLRWKLATGGEITGAPVAEAGVVYACSKDRCVYALDAAKGTGTRTSG
- a CDS encoding VOC family protein; the protein is MAAFVEGAPCWVDASLPDVEAGKRFYGELFGWTFADSAGAEYGHYTQAYSRGRNVAALAPKPDGRMPTVWGVYLYTNDAYACAQRIRAAGGQMVMDPMPVGPYGTAAMAADPGGAVFGLWQPGTHHGFEAQQEPFTYCWSEVYTRARDAVDVFYAKVFGYVPQDQDDAGVEYRIWSPPGKAPGTDTAVLGRSLITDAFPEIMPAHFLVYFAVPDCDRSVATAKRLGGRVTADPFDTPYGRIAVVADNQGAVFGLLSEPRAGADA
- a CDS encoding nitroreductase family deazaflavin-dependent oxidoreductase, with translation MARVAPGVKLMQKVSSTMLFAKIAPHFIPAMDKAVHKLTRGKVILSAQMLPGVILTAKGARTGEPRTTPLACMPEDGGTSWILIGSNFGRPGHPAWTGNLLKHPDADVSWQGKDIAVRARLLAGEERAAAWQAVLGFWPPYATYQARIEREIRLFRLERR